TCCATAAAAAAGAAAAGGGATAATTGGATGTTTATACAAAGTAGACCTTACTTTTTGTTGTATGGCTTTTTTATCAAGTTGAGGCAATTTTATATCTTCAGTTTTTTCTCTAGGCGGAATACCTAAATTTTTTCTTCTCTTCGCCTCTCCCATAATTAAAAATGAGGTATTCCCATACATTTTAAATAATTGT
This portion of the Prochlorococcus marinus XMU1410 genome encodes:
- a CDS encoding DUF2839 family protein, with the translated sequence MGEAKRRKNLGIPPREKTEDIKLPQLDKKAIQQKVRSTLYKHPIIPFLFYGAAILILIGGLFYVFKSFNIA